Proteins encoded in a region of the Agromyces protaetiae genome:
- a CDS encoding family 43 glycosylhydrolase encodes MTIASRVKRALAFVAALALGAGLLSVASAPATAAEPPSGQLALSGNLNLHDPTVYRDGDTYYAAASHRGIWSAPSLNGPWTNIGNVPAADWTASSGRALWAPHVQKIGDTFFYYYSTSSFGTNNSAIGLKTTQTPGIPSSYVDHGGPIVTSGTLSPTQETFNAIDPAVHQDDDGNWWMVWGSHFDGIFIQQLADDMVTLVGEPVKVADRESEQFPIDNPNFNRIEGPSVFKHGDWYYLLTAWDWCCRGNGNDNTYKIVAGRSATIDGPYLDKNGVDLAEGGGSIILNSRMTQPGVTPEGLHRAPGAPDFLVEGDTVYFIYHSYMPGTVLGIRPFEWDGGWPYFPESKGPYEVTEGASYALRLQAGSIDDPNSLQNPEASETCLTSLDGLAVGAACEEPGAAQAWRLESLGDAFYQLRSQAGDRETCLTMADLSGTEGTGVAVEPCADDERQHWYFDDTGHGFQRLVGRTSNLALEATSNLPGAETAVFGGHRRDGDHQAGNLTQAAKWPYQQWRFEKLADALEAPTITTLDGAANAIVGDEVDLAVTVRGESGELVSGHVSLWQDGDQVDSATLVDGDASFAIAADEVGVLSLTARFHGAAWSADAEVVWNGSTSTELVVTVEPAPHPEPPVTPGPQEPGTAPPGTSPGGSGSGSGLASTGTDGEALSAIGLGALLLALGGMMLVALSRRSRV; translated from the coding sequence ATGACCATCGCCTCCCGCGTGAAACGTGCGCTGGCATTCGTCGCGGCACTCGCACTCGGTGCCGGACTCCTGTCCGTGGCATCCGCGCCCGCGACCGCCGCCGAACCTCCGTCCGGTCAGCTTGCGCTGTCCGGCAACCTCAACCTGCACGATCCGACCGTCTACCGGGACGGCGACACGTACTACGCCGCCGCCTCGCACCGCGGCATCTGGTCGGCCCCCAGCCTCAACGGGCCATGGACGAATATCGGCAACGTGCCTGCGGCCGACTGGACCGCCTCATCTGGCCGGGCGCTTTGGGCGCCGCACGTGCAGAAGATCGGCGACACGTTCTTCTACTACTACTCGACCTCATCGTTCGGCACGAACAACTCTGCCATCGGCCTGAAGACCACGCAGACACCGGGGATCCCGTCCAGCTACGTCGACCACGGCGGGCCAATCGTCACGTCGGGCACCCTGAGCCCGACGCAGGAGACGTTCAATGCCATTGACCCCGCAGTTCACCAGGACGACGACGGCAACTGGTGGATGGTCTGGGGGTCGCACTTCGACGGCATCTTCATCCAGCAGCTCGCGGACGACATGGTCACGCTCGTCGGCGAGCCTGTGAAGGTAGCCGACCGCGAGAGCGAGCAGTTCCCGATCGACAACCCGAACTTCAACCGGATCGAGGGCCCGTCCGTTTTCAAGCACGGCGACTGGTACTACCTGCTCACTGCCTGGGACTGGTGCTGCAGGGGGAACGGCAATGACAACACGTACAAGATCGTCGCCGGACGGTCTGCAACGATTGACGGTCCCTACCTCGACAAGAACGGCGTCGACCTCGCCGAGGGCGGCGGATCGATCATCCTGAACAGCAGGATGACGCAGCCCGGCGTCACCCCTGAGGGCTTGCACCGCGCTCCAGGCGCACCCGACTTCCTGGTCGAGGGCGACACGGTCTACTTCATCTACCACTCATACATGCCCGGGACCGTGCTCGGCATCCGCCCGTTCGAGTGGGACGGCGGCTGGCCGTACTTCCCCGAGTCGAAAGGGCCCTACGAGGTCACTGAGGGCGCCTCGTATGCGCTCCGACTTCAGGCCGGAAGCATCGACGACCCGAACAGCCTGCAGAACCCCGAGGCGAGCGAGACCTGTCTGACCTCGCTTGACGGGCTCGCGGTCGGTGCCGCCTGCGAGGAGCCTGGCGCGGCGCAAGCCTGGCGTTTGGAGAGTCTCGGAGACGCCTTCTACCAACTGCGGTCGCAGGCCGGTGATCGCGAGACATGCCTCACGATGGCGGACTTGTCCGGCACGGAGGGCACGGGCGTGGCCGTCGAACCGTGCGCCGATGACGAACGCCAGCACTGGTACTTCGACGACACCGGACACGGGTTCCAACGCCTCGTCGGCCGCACCTCAAACCTCGCGCTTGAGGCCACGTCAAACCTCCCCGGCGCCGAGACCGCCGTATTCGGCGGCCACCGCCGCGACGGTGACCACCAGGCAGGCAACCTCACGCAGGCCGCGAAGTGGCCGTACCAGCAATGGCGGTTCGAGAAGCTCGCCGACGCCCTGGAAGCCCCGACCATCACGACGCTCGACGGCGCCGCGAATGCGATCGTCGGCGACGAGGTCGACCTCGCCGTCACCGTGCGTGGCGAGTCGGGTGAGCTAGTGTCTGGTCATGTGAGCCTCTGGCAAGATGGCGACCAGGTCGACTCGGCGACGCTCGTCGACGGGGACGCGAGCTTCGCGATCGCCGCCGACGAGGTGGGCGTATTGTCGCTGACCGCGCGCTTCCACGGCGCCGCGTGGTCTGCCGATGCCGAAGTGGTCTGGAACGGCTCGACATCGACCGAGTTGGTTGTGACCGTCGAGCCCGCGCCCCACCCCGAGCCGCCGGTAACGCCTGGCCCCCAGGAGCCCGGCACCGCACCACCCGGCACCTCTCCCGGCGGATCGGGTTCGGGCAGCGGGCTCGCCTCGACGGGAACCGACGGGGAGGCGCTCAGCGCAATTGGGCTCGGAGCCCTGTTGCTCGCGCTGGGGGGCATGATGCTCGTCGCGCTCAGTCGGCGAAGTCGCGTCTGA
- a CDS encoding MarR family winged helix-turn-helix transcriptional regulator, with translation MRSPADLLQLDKQVCFALAVASRSVIGLYRPVLEPLGLTHPQYLVMLALWEQSPRTLSGLSAELMLEPATLTPLVKRLESAGLITRARSAHDERALSIELTEQGRALRAQAEAVPQQIIDRLGLPIDELEHTRDALTRLIDAARA, from the coding sequence ATGAGATCCCCCGCGGATCTGCTGCAGCTCGACAAGCAGGTCTGCTTCGCGCTCGCGGTCGCGTCGCGCAGCGTGATCGGCCTCTATCGCCCGGTGCTCGAGCCGCTGGGGCTGACGCATCCGCAATACCTCGTGATGCTCGCCCTCTGGGAGCAGAGCCCACGCACCCTCAGCGGGTTGAGCGCCGAGCTGATGCTCGAGCCCGCGACACTCACCCCGCTCGTCAAGCGCCTCGAATCGGCCGGCCTCATCACGCGCGCACGCAGCGCGCACGACGAGCGGGCCCTCTCCATCGAGCTGACCGAGCAGGGCCGCGCGCTCCGCGCGCAGGCCGAGGCCGTTCCGCAGCAGATCATCGACCGCCTCGGACTCCCGATCGACGAGCTCGAACACACCCGGGACGCCCTCACCCGCCTCATCGACGCCGCCCGCGCGTAG
- a CDS encoding FAD-binding oxidoreductase: protein MSRTPDRAALERLRDELSGTLVLAGDPDYDVARLAWNLSVDQRPAAVATPADVADVQAIVRAAPDGGFGVTTQPNGHGAEGALEGVVLIRPSRFDELSVDTEARVLRAGAGVNWGRALQQLDGTGFIALAGSNPEVNVVGLALNGGHSMFSRRYGITARSIVAVELVDGEGAVRRVTDAEDPELIWALRGGGGLFGVVTAIELALYPGDQLFGGTLAFPIETATTVHSAAVELARDIPELGLDLGLARFPDLPLVPPPLRGQTVATVALVHLGDEVTGRGYADRLISAAAPIADTLTVFTIGSLAAVAAEPVDPMPTVDFGAALGSLDDAFIHDLVDAFLRGADLGLARVGVRVLGGAIAEELGSELAAIGAIEAPGLLSAGVLLMDPSIDAMAALQPLRELVETYPATGTVPSFLGRGATLADAYGPAVLARLAEVKRRVDPRDVIVGNRELPVAAV, encoded by the coding sequence ATGTCTCGCACCCCCGACCGCGCCGCGCTCGAACGGCTTCGCGATGAGCTCTCCGGCACGCTCGTGCTCGCCGGCGACCCCGACTACGACGTCGCCCGGCTCGCCTGGAATCTGAGCGTCGACCAGCGCCCCGCGGCCGTCGCGACCCCCGCCGACGTCGCCGATGTGCAGGCGATCGTGCGCGCGGCGCCCGACGGCGGCTTCGGCGTGACGACCCAGCCGAACGGCCACGGGGCCGAGGGCGCGCTCGAGGGCGTCGTGCTGATCCGCCCGTCGCGGTTCGACGAGCTCTCGGTCGACACCGAGGCCCGCGTGCTGCGCGCGGGCGCCGGCGTGAACTGGGGGCGCGCGCTGCAGCAGCTCGACGGCACGGGGTTCATCGCGCTGGCCGGCTCGAACCCCGAGGTCAACGTGGTCGGGCTCGCGCTCAACGGCGGGCACTCCATGTTCAGCCGCCGGTACGGAATCACCGCCCGTTCCATCGTCGCCGTCGAGCTCGTCGACGGCGAGGGCGCGGTGCGCCGGGTGACCGACGCCGAAGACCCCGAGCTCATCTGGGCGCTGCGCGGCGGCGGCGGCCTCTTCGGCGTCGTCACCGCGATCGAGCTCGCGCTATACCCGGGCGACCAGCTGTTCGGCGGCACCCTCGCCTTCCCGATCGAGACCGCGACCACGGTGCACTCGGCGGCCGTCGAGCTTGCGCGCGACATCCCCGAGCTCGGCCTCGACCTCGGGCTCGCCCGCTTCCCCGACCTGCCGCTCGTGCCGCCGCCGCTCCGGGGGCAGACCGTCGCGACCGTCGCCCTCGTGCACCTCGGCGACGAGGTCACCGGGCGCGGGTACGCCGACCGGCTCATCTCGGCGGCGGCACCCATCGCCGACACGCTCACGGTGTTCACCATCGGCTCGCTCGCGGCGGTCGCGGCCGAACCGGTCGACCCCATGCCGACCGTCGACTTCGGCGCGGCGCTGGGCTCACTCGACGACGCGTTCATCCACGACCTCGTCGACGCGTTCCTGCGCGGCGCAGATCTCGGGCTCGCCCGCGTCGGCGTGCGGGTGCTCGGCGGGGCGATCGCCGAAGAGCTCGGGTCAGAGCTCGCCGCGATCGGTGCGATCGAGGCGCCCGGCCTCCTGAGCGCGGGCGTGCTGCTCATGGATCCCTCGATCGATGCGATGGCGGCGCTGCAGCCGCTGCGCGAACTCGTGGAGACCTATCCGGCGACGGGCACCGTGCCGAGCTTCCTCGGTCGGGGGGCGACACTCGCCGACGCGTACGGGCCCGCGGTGCTCGCGCGGCTCGCCGAGGTGAAGCGGCGCGTCGACCCGCGCGACGTGATCGTCGGCAACCGCGAGCTGCCGGTGGCGGCCGTGTAG
- a CDS encoding aminotransferase, with translation MASPLPSDTGVVQPTPPDLSAADAARIAAEAFGLAAEATTLGSHQDRNFLLTLTDGDEPVRDDDRAGRRCLLKVANPGTSAVELECQSAAADRIAQRAPGVRVPRSRPGATGATAMAIEHEGEQLHARVLDFLEGSTLSGSGHLSPSTVRAIGRLAATVDLALADFDLPGIERAHQWDLRRAPEVLDALLPYIGDPALRARVRDAADSAWAVVERLAPELPEQVIHGDLTDDNVVWSDPLTKRPDGVIDLGDLNRSWTVGELAITVSSLLHHDGVDLPAALRAVTAYHALRPLSSAEAAALWPLVVLRGAILVASGHHVVATDPENAYAAENLGHELAILDAAVSVPLPVASALVAAAIASASDASVADRLRLPAHGHLLDGVTTDHVTVLDLSATSPALHEGRWLEADIEGRIAAAALAHGTGDPIVTASATLTRFGEPRLTRSAPDFAGAGPDGTREANAARVNAAAPANTALGIELTFAEPVDLLAPWDGVVDETLDGLELRGDGLTLTLDGAELAVAPGAAVTRGERVGRVASAHGATTLGVRVERDGAGAPWFTQASLSRAWRAVVADPTPLVLGHELPDPRQDAAALVARRERALADVQEHYYDEPPMIVRGWQDLLIDADARVYLDSVNNVTSIGHAHPRLVDAVSEQWKLLNTNSRFNYPAVVDFAERLGALLPDGLDQVFLVNSGSEAVDLALRIARAASGRRDVLAVREAYHGWTDLSDAVSTSIADNPNALETRPGWVHTVDAPNSYRGRYRGADAARYAVDAVAEVDRLAADGTPVGAFIAETFYGNAGGIALPDGYLEAVYAAVRAHGGLAVADEVQVGYGRLGEWFWGFEQQGVVPDVVAVAKAVGNGQPLGAVITTREIAERFRSNGYFFSSAGGSPVSSVIGVTVLDVIRDERLQENARDTGAYFRSRLEELATRHPLIGAVHGSGFYLGVELVRDRVTLEPATEETAAICERMRELGVIIQPTSDRQCVLKVKPPLCFSRASADAFVDALDRVLETGW, from the coding sequence ATGGCCAGCCCCCTGCCCTCCGACACCGGCGTCGTGCAGCCCACGCCGCCCGACCTGTCCGCGGCCGACGCAGCCCGTATCGCCGCCGAGGCGTTCGGGCTCGCCGCCGAGGCGACGACGCTCGGCAGCCACCAGGACCGCAACTTCCTGCTCACGCTGACCGACGGCGATGAGCCGGTTCGCGATGACGACCGCGCCGGCCGGCGCTGCCTGCTCAAGGTCGCGAACCCCGGCACGTCGGCCGTGGAGCTCGAGTGCCAGTCGGCCGCGGCCGACCGCATCGCGCAGCGGGCGCCCGGCGTCCGGGTGCCGCGGAGCCGGCCCGGCGCGACCGGCGCCACCGCGATGGCGATCGAGCACGAGGGCGAACAGCTGCACGCACGCGTGCTCGACTTCCTCGAGGGCTCGACGCTCTCGGGCAGCGGTCACCTCTCCCCCTCGACCGTGCGGGCGATCGGACGTCTCGCGGCGACCGTCGACCTCGCGCTCGCCGACTTCGATCTGCCGGGCATCGAGCGCGCGCACCAGTGGGACCTGCGCCGGGCGCCCGAGGTGCTCGACGCGCTGCTGCCGTACATCGGCGACCCCGCGCTCCGCGCGCGTGTGCGCGACGCCGCAGACTCGGCCTGGGCGGTCGTCGAGCGGCTCGCGCCCGAGCTGCCCGAACAAGTGATCCACGGCGACCTCACCGACGACAATGTCGTGTGGAGCGACCCCCTCACGAAGCGACCCGACGGCGTCATCGACCTCGGCGACCTCAACCGCAGCTGGACCGTCGGCGAACTCGCGATCACCGTGTCGTCGCTGCTGCACCACGACGGGGTCGACCTGCCCGCGGCGCTTCGCGCCGTGACGGCGTACCACGCGCTGCGTCCGCTGAGCTCGGCCGAAGCCGCGGCGCTCTGGCCGCTCGTCGTCCTGCGCGGCGCGATCCTCGTCGCGAGCGGGCACCACGTCGTCGCGACCGACCCGGAGAACGCCTATGCCGCCGAGAACCTCGGGCACGAGCTCGCGATCCTCGACGCCGCGGTGTCGGTGCCGCTCCCGGTCGCGAGCGCGCTCGTGGCCGCGGCGATCGCCTCGGCTTCCGACGCGTCGGTCGCCGATCGGCTGCGGCTGCCCGCGCACGGCCACCTGCTCGACGGCGTGACGACCGACCACGTGACCGTGCTCGACCTCTCGGCGACGAGCCCCGCACTGCACGAGGGCCGCTGGCTCGAGGCGGACATCGAGGGACGGATCGCCGCAGCAGCGCTGGCGCACGGCACCGGCGACCCGATCGTCACCGCCAGTGCGACGCTGACCCGGTTCGGCGAGCCGCGACTCACGCGCTCGGCACCGGACTTCGCCGGCGCCGGCCCAGACGGCACCCGCGAAGCGAACGCCGCACGCGTCAACGCCGCCGCGCCGGCCAACACCGCGCTCGGCATCGAATTGACGTTCGCCGAGCCGGTCGACCTGCTCGCGCCGTGGGACGGCGTCGTCGACGAGACGCTCGACGGCCTCGAGCTGCGCGGCGACGGACTGACGCTCACACTCGACGGCGCCGAGCTCGCCGTGGCCCCCGGCGCGGCCGTCACCCGCGGCGAGCGGGTGGGGCGCGTGGCATCCGCTCACGGTGCGACGACGCTGGGTGTGCGCGTCGAACGCGACGGGGCCGGCGCGCCGTGGTTCACGCAGGCGTCTTTGTCGCGCGCGTGGCGCGCGGTCGTCGCCGACCCGACGCCGCTCGTGCTCGGGCACGAGCTGCCCGACCCGCGGCAGGACGCGGCGGCGCTCGTCGCACGCCGCGAGCGCGCACTCGCCGACGTGCAGGAGCACTACTACGACGAGCCGCCCATGATCGTCCGCGGCTGGCAGGACCTGCTCATCGACGCCGATGCACGCGTGTACCTCGACTCGGTCAACAATGTGACCTCGATCGGGCACGCGCACCCCCGGCTCGTCGACGCCGTCAGCGAGCAGTGGAAGCTGCTCAACACGAACTCGCGGTTCAACTACCCCGCGGTGGTCGACTTCGCCGAACGGCTCGGCGCGCTGCTGCCCGACGGGCTCGACCAGGTGTTCCTCGTGAACAGCGGGTCCGAGGCCGTCGACCTCGCGCTCCGCATCGCGCGCGCGGCGTCCGGCCGGCGCGACGTGCTCGCGGTGCGCGAGGCCTATCACGGCTGGACCGACCTCTCCGATGCGGTGTCGACGTCGATCGCCGACAACCCGAACGCGCTCGAGACCCGGCCCGGCTGGGTGCACACCGTCGACGCGCCGAACAGCTACCGCGGGCGCTACCGCGGCGCAGACGCGGCGCGGTACGCGGTCGACGCGGTCGCCGAGGTCGACCGGCTCGCGGCCGACGGAACGCCCGTGGGCGCGTTCATCGCCGAGACCTTCTACGGCAACGCGGGCGGCATCGCGCTGCCCGACGGGTACCTCGAGGCGGTGTACGCCGCGGTGCGCGCGCACGGCGGGCTCGCGGTCGCCGACGAGGTGCAGGTCGGCTACGGCCGGCTCGGCGAGTGGTTCTGGGGGTTCGAGCAGCAGGGCGTCGTGCCCGACGTCGTCGCGGTCGCGAAGGCGGTGGGCAATGGGCAACCGCTCGGCGCCGTCATCACGACGCGCGAGATCGCCGAGCGGTTCCGGTCGAACGGGTACTTCTTCTCCTCGGCGGGCGGCAGCCCGGTGTCGAGCGTCATCGGTGTGACCGTGCTCGACGTCATCCGCGACGAACGACTGCAGGAGAACGCCCGCGACACCGGCGCGTACTTCAGGTCACGGCTCGAGGAGCTCGCGACGAGGCATCCGCTCATCGGAGCCGTGCACGGCTCGGGGTTCTATCTCGGCGTCGAGCTCGTGCGCGACCGCGTGACGCTCGAACCCGCGACCGAGGAGACCGCCGCGATCTGCGAGCGCATGCGCGAGCTCGGCGTGATCATCCAGCCGACCAGCGACCGGCAGTGCGTGCTCAAGGTCAAGCCGCCGCTGTGCTTCTCGCGTGCGAGCGCCGACGCGTTCGTCGACGCGCTGGACCGCGTGCTCGAGACGGGGTGGTGA